In Pseudophryne corroboree isolate aPseCor3 chromosome 2, aPseCor3.hap2, whole genome shotgun sequence, the sequence AAGGATCATTTCCTCTTTCTGCCTCTTTAGAAGTTTGATTGTGTCTCTTTTTTTAATAAGCTCAATCATGAATGGTAATTTATTTTCCGCCACTGAAAACCGATTGCTATTTTCTGCAATTCTCTTTCTGTATTCATTATTTCTTGACACAATAGATTCAAAATCTTCTTTCTGAGTTTCCAAGTCTAGTTTAAGTCTGATGTTCTCTGCATGAATTGAGTAGTTTTGGTTCTCCAAGATTTCACACTGATGTGTTGTATTTTCTATTGCACCTTCGGCTTGGCAAATCTTTTTGTCAACTTCTTTTGCTTCCAATAGAACAGACTTCAGTTCCATCTCAAGCTCATGAAGTTCTGTCTAAAGAGTTAAGACATTTCATaagataccgtatatactcgagtataagtcgaccagaATATAAATCGAGGCACcttattttaccacaaaaacctgggaaaacttattgactcgagtataagcctagggtgggaaatgcagctctagccgtacacagccctcatagtgccagatatgccctcatactgccagatatgcccccacagtgccagatgtgccagatgtgccctcatgctgccagatatgccccacagtgctagatatgccctcatgctgccagatatgccccacaatgccagatgtgccagatatgccccacagtgccagatatgccctcatgcttccagatatgcccccacagtgccagatgtgccctcatgctgccagatatgccccacagtgccagatatgccctcatgctgccagatatgccccacagtgccagatgtgccctcatgcttccaaatatgcccccacagtgccagatgtgccctcatgctgccagatatgccccacaatgccagatgtgccagatatgccccacagtgccagatgtgccagatatgccctcatgctgccagatatgccccacagtgccagatatgcccttatgctgccagatatgccccacagtgccagatgtgccctcatgctgccagatatgccccacagtgcgagttaCTTACCCTacatcgctcccgcgctgtcttctgaaggagggacacggagggcacagcgcgcggctctcctgtgtccctcctgcgtctccggtggcagcggcgtgtgtgtgttaaaggaagtgccagttcgtgcactacctttaacacacacacgccgctgccgccggagacgcaggagggacacaggagagccgcgcgctgtgccctccgtgtccctcctaaatactgactcgagtataagccgaaggggctttttcagcacaaaaaaaagtgctgaaaaagttggcttatactcgagtatatacggtaattaaatATTATTCACAAACAAAGCTAAGTAATGATTTTTTTATTCACCTCTAATTCCTCAATGGAGCATCCATATTACAATTAGACTCTTGTGATGATTGATGAATAGTTATAAGGTCAGCTTTAGAACCAACAAATGCAAAGTAGAATGAAGCTCCTAACTTATATATGTAATTAGTGATCAGCAAAAGTTTCAAAATTGTTCCACTAAATATTTGCCTCATTTGacatttatacactgtattttggatGATTCACCAGTGGAATTTAGCCTTGAGTGTCCCCACGCCACTCCTATCCCACCTGTAGTACGCCcagggcatatctagagaggaggaggtccatgtgcaggctccgtctaggccccttcctctctagctggcagcgctgtagctctggggaCCTAGGGACCCTAacactgtcccagagcctagagagcatgtgcagatctccgggaaaatggcgcagcgcccattttcccagtgattttcctaccctGCATGTGCAAAACACGGGAAAATGGCACTGTGCCATTTTCCAAgtaatttctgcagcactgctgctgcatcGTGGGACCCTGGAGAGGGAGTATCAAaaataataggtgcagggtgtgcagtgtgggctcccctggaccctGGGGACCCATGTGCACCATACGCCCAGCTATTTCTACAATTATGGGACTTCAAGTTTAGAAACACAGATCAGTATCACATTCTGCAGAACAGCAAAGAATAAGTGGAACACAAGGAATCAGCAGAACTCAACAAAACAGTCGGTTCTGCTGCAAAACTCTGTTTGGAATAAATTTTGCTCAACACAACGTACAAATATTTTTTCTTAAAATTAATATTGGGTCAGCTGGGAAAACGGAATTAAGTAGTCACAGTTGTCAAACTGGTAAATATTTAGAGTATGCACAATCTTGTAAAAATCCTAGTAAACCTCTCATTTAAAATGAGCAAAAATTCTGCATTATattttacatacagtacacacagcatttcTGACTGCCACAAAATACTCACAAAGGAGAGTTTAATAGAAAATACATAGATATTTAAGGGTTTAGCACGTATTTTATGTCCACTGGATAAGCATATCATGTAAGTGGTAAAATTACCAAAATTAGGGCATGTAAATTaagagatcaaaatccacttctcaGGTACTCTCTAGTGATGCATGAATAACAATAATTAAAAAGTAAGCAGCACAGATTGTGGCTTTAATTTATCCATCTGGATTTTTCCTTCTTCAACAGACAGCTTAATCTTCACACAAAGAAAGACTTTCACCATATGTTTTATGGACTTAACATTTCAAATGAGCTTATTGCAAGGTTTATACTCAACATTGTACAGAATGTGCTGACAACATCAGACCGGCTTAAATACCAAGATGTACAAAAGTGTATAGTAGTGATGTGTAGAGACAAACTATATTCTTTCCGTTAGGACATTACTTAGAGGTGGATGCAGTAGCAGCTGCGACTACGTCTTTTTATAAAAGAGCATCTCCGTCTTGGTAGGTACAAtttctccatctgaacatggccgCATGTGTCAGTACAACTGTATTTTCTGGCCACGACACGCCCACGTCTGGCTAGCCACTCCCCTGTTACCTCCCTGAAACtgccatctatgggggtcattccgagttgttcgctcgctagcagattttagcagcattgcacacgctaggccgccgctctctgggagtgtatcttagcttagcagaattgcgaatgaaagattagcagaaatgcgaatagaaaattcttagcagtttctgattagcttgagacttacttctacattgcgatcagctcagaccgtttcgttcctggtttgacgtcacaaacgcgccctgcgttcggccagccactcccccgtttctccagacactcccgcgttttatcgtggcacgcctgcgtttttccgcacactcccagaaaacggtcagtttccgcccagaaacacccacttcctgtcaatcacactccgatcactttaatgatggaaattcttcgttcggacgtgagtaaatctactaagttttgtgttaaaatacttagcgcatgcgcactgcgtaccatgcgcatgcgcattttcgtctTAATCGATCCGtttcgaaaatcgtcaacgagcgaacaactcggaatgacccccaatattgtatcTCTCTGCGTGAAATTTTGATCTACACCTTACAGCAGTAACCATCAGGATACATGCACAGAGCAATTTAGATATATGCAGAGACTGAAAACATCAGCCGCTCGTGTCCAACAGTGCCCCAGCGACCATCTCCGATTCGTACAATTAGTTGTGTATCAGAAGTGTGATGCATTCATGGACCGTCTTCATTTTCTTTCAGATTACCCTCTATATGGCCTGCGACATCTTATGTAAATGATATAGAAAAGGCACTTACACTGGTCAGgatataagtttaagtttctgtaaAAAAACTACTTTTAAACACCCTCCACTCCCTTCTGCACCTGTGTAAAGAGGCTGCTCCCCTCCGTGCTGGTAGAGATCTCTCCATTTATGTACTGGATAGGacttcaatggccctcattccgagttgttcgcttgctgctaattttagcagaattgctaataggctaaaatccggcagttctgcgcatgcgtatgcacagcagggtgcacgcgctaagcaaatttacacaaaactatactattttactcacaggcgaactaagcttttcaatcgctctgctgattgacaggaagtgggtgtttctgggcggaaactggccgttttcagggagtgtgctaaaaaaacgcaggcgtgccaggtaaatacGCAGGAGTACTACCACCTATATgcgctatccaacacaatacaatacatgaGGTATAAATAAAGTGATTTCCCAAAACTGTATTATCACAAATGGTTAACAGAAGGGTATGACAGATCAATATTTCAAAAGTTTTGGTAAATATATAGTTCTGTAAGATGAATAACCACTGTAGTTGTAGCTTTGTGTACTGATACAGATATCCAGAAATTGCTGCAGGCCTGTGAATACAGGCACAGCAGGAGTGAATAAAGTTTGCGACCGACAACCAAGTACACACAGGCTGGATGTTCACGATACCTGAGTCGGCATGATAAATTCACGAAGACTTGGCAGGAGTTAGTTGTCCTCTCTTCTATTTAAAGTGGAGTGTGCTACTACCCAGACTCCAAATTGTTCCTCCGAAGAGGCTTCATTCCCTGTTCCACAATGGAAAAGTCCTAAGTACTACACATGCACGATGTCATCTTGTCCCTGTATTAGAGCaccacagtggcagacaggaaaagCGACAAGGAGGGGACCACTGGTGTAAGACATCCTGCCGGAAAGCAAGTGCCGGCTTGGGACCATTAGTATCCGCGAAGGAAAAacgattgaaagatacctttatgagcatcatCCAATCTTTTCTAACGTGAGTAGGGTACGCTTCACCTAGAGATATTCCCTACGCTCTTCTTATTTCCTTTActggttaaaagatacctttatataaggaTCCACATACGTGCCTATGTAAGTTGGGTACGTTAGGAATCCTTCAATTGTCCATATAGTTTCCAGTCATCGTTACCACTCATTTCTCACACATTGGCTGAAACCTATTACACTATTGGTGTCTCTACTGTTTATATTTTCGGGTCCACATGGGAGATCGTACACTGGTATGAAGAGGCTCCATCGAATGGACATCCATTAAACGAAGTCCCGatcggaaaaagaaacctttatgagcattgAACATCCTGCACcctcgtgagtacggtgtgtaccccgtgggACCCCCCTTTTTGCTCTCAAGAACATTCTTTTTGGTTATTCATCTTACAGaactatatattatatttaccaGAACTTTTGAAATATTGATCTGTCATACCCTTCTGTTAACCATTTGTGATCATACGGTTTTGGGAAATCACTTTATTTATACCtcatgtattgtattgtgttggatagcgcATATAGGTggtagtattttttttattttattttttttctgttcatGTTCCtttggagattgtgtgacatctccctctacATACCTATTGCAGCAATTCAGAGGGCGCGGTAGGATTTTTTCCATCTTGTTTGTATCCCAaatacgcaggagtggctggagaaacggaggagtggctggtcggacgctgggcatgtttgtgacgtcaaaccaggaactaaatggactgaggtgatcgcaatctaggagtaggtctggagctactcagaaactgcaaggaaattgctttcgttagcaattctgctaataatagcagaattgctcatctttcgttagcaattctgctatgctaagatacactcccagagggcggcagctttgtgtttgcatttctgctaaaagtagctagcgagcgaacaactcagaatgagggcccatatgcagctCTTCTGTGCAGATCTCAGATCTGTATATTGGGGTTGCAGTTAACatgcagattgcttagaatttaagcatggacctctctgtgtgtacccccctttacaaaaaAACCAGATTGTCACAAAATGAAATTAAAGGTGTTTATTGCAGGAAACACTGGAACAGCAAAGTTAAACAAACTTCGGGTGTGGCTGGATAGCAGGTAACTTAGTACTGAGTAAGAAAACAAACTGTGGCTGGGTATGCACTAAAACTTGAGATACTGTACAAATAAGAACTTGACAGTACAGATATTCACAGGGTTATGTAGCAGTGGGACAGGTGCAGGTGATTGCAGGGGAAATCAATTTAACTCTTTACATGTGAGATGAGCAGGAAGAGCATAGACAGGAGCCCAGCAAGTGAGGAGCGGGGCAGACGGGTTATATACATGCACATAGTGGGGGATCTGAGTGCCTGGAAACCCCTCTGCCCGCAGGTGactaattttgtgtgtgtgtctgtccagtggtgtcgagagaggggggcgagagggtacaaattacccgggtccagggctgatggaggggcccagtgagggtccagtaggggcccaggccccctcccccttgcctggcagcagctgcagctcttctcctcagcccagcacactttgCTGTGTACTGGgtggcagtgtggccatggaggtgattaaaatacaatttttttcagtattttttctaagggtgcatgaccacacctcctatgattaggccacaccccttgaaaagtacctgggcccagcccagctctcgactgccctgtaTGTGTCtttccatgtctgtctctctctccctccccatgtctgtctattTCTCACTGTGTCATGCCTCCCAACATTTCTGACAGGGGAAGAGGGACATCTGCATGGCGAAGCCGCGTCCGATTTTGAAAAAGGGGTCGTGGTCTGTGGAAAAGGGGAtgtgagccatgcccccttttccatcattgagggggtatgcccagcactctgtgggctactggcatgccctctctccctcggtctccagtgaatagaccctgtgcgcatgcacagtgtctattcaccgctgctctgctaattcTGAGTTGGGACTCAGAGCCTCCTAACTTCCCCCCCACCGCGGcacactgcagcctgcgggtgggacagcacattttattagggggtgcacgattggaggggcgtgtctagtacTGCCTATTGGGTGTGACTAACACCACCTattaggcgtgtctagcaccacctatcgggTGTGTCTAGTActgcatattggcactcaatgcaaactaaataatatagggaaCTTGCTTAAATAAAGTGCACAGTGAAGGCTGGCAGATGATTATTAAAACATCATACAATCAACAATCACAGTGTGACAAAAGCAAAAATCTATATCATGGCCCCCAACAACCACTAATACAAAGtggtggaagtatatatatatatatatatatatatatatagtcaaatttACACATGCATGTAAACTCCGGTGTGCACCCCCCAGTATGTGGAGCGCATCCCAGTACTAGCCATTGTGCTCCACTTACTGGGGTTCACATACCGGAGTATATGCGCATGTGTAAATTTGACTATAGAGATTAGCGTTGATAGGAATAGCCGGGACTTCCGGCCATGCGTTTCATGGGTTCCATGGGTGTTGGAATGCACACCGGGGATCAATGGGACAACCGTCTGTGTGTTCCATGTGCGCTGTAGCGCCCGCTGGATCACGGATTTGCAGGAATGGCGGGGAGAGCATAAGAGGCCACAAGGTAAGACAAACATGTTCTATGCTGCTGTGTGTGGACGATTTGATTATAAGCTGCTTTATCTCTGTTGGAAACATGCTTGACAAAGGTCCATGTAGGACCGAAAAGTTGCAGACCGCCTTAATTGTATGTATTTAACTTAAAACTTATTAAAACAAGATGCAGTATTTAATGAGTGCCCACTAATTTGGACTATGCTATTCTAAGCCCGCTATTTGTTGTGTTTGATGTGTGGCACCCCATTGTTGCTCATGGAGAAGTGAGTGCAGAACCTATGGACATATATTATGACGAAAATGCTCCTGCATTGAAACGTTGGTATGCTTAAGAGGCTGCATTTGTGTCTTTCTTCTCCTAAATGCCGCCGaattttcccctctctctctctctatatatatctacagcagggctggccaaaccggtcctcgagatctaccaacagtgcatgttttccaggcctcctggagatctgtagaattgtcagttaggaatgaatgcagcacatcttaattagtaatgactaaacctgtgcaccagctaggtagtctggaaaatatgaactgttggtagatctcgaggatcggtttggccagccctgatctacagtatatatgtcaggtgactagtgtacctttaaaagccatggagtatttggcagatacacagtaaaccaagtgggcatatttgcagttatattatgtgtgacacagttgctaggttttaattttgagactctgtgatagtgtaggacctgcatgaagatggggtaccttggcgagcggtttgcaggcttccatgcattggccaattcactaactaaacccccatcatttatttattgatgttgtgaaaataagtgagcttgctttggtgagtgctgaactttctgtttgtatatttttaagtaggtggccatgggctacatgcaccccaccctatgagtggtgagtgcagacactgcaccccgcttctggggtggtgagtgctgtggttttacatttgttggtatattgtagggttaatctttggttaactcatattaactgtggccacaagctttgttcatgcacccctatgcaagcccaattatcttaaacctgagtcagctgtttttTAGTAAtttattagccagtgtcaggtgactagtgtacctttaaaagccatggagtatttggaagatacacagtaaaccaagtgggcatatttgcagttatattatgtgtgacacagttgctaggttttaattttgagactctgtgatagtgtaggacctgcatgaagatggggtaccttggtgagcggtttgcaggcttccatgcattggccaattcactaactaaacccccatcatttatttattgatgttgtgaaaataagtgagcttgctatggtgagtgctgaactttctgtttgtatatttttaagtaggtggccatgggctacatgcaccccaccctatgagtggcgagtgcagacactgcacccgcttctggggtggtgagtgctgtggttttacatttgttggtatgtatatgtatatgtatatatatatatacatacatacatacacacacacattgtacacatgagatatatatatatatatatatatatctcatgtgtACAATGAGACAGTGTTGGCTGAGTTTAAAAAATTCAAGTGGGGTAAAGGACCTGGTCCTTCTGACCACTTGGATCTAGCCCATTCTAAATAGTTAGGGTACAACCATGTAGGAATAAAGTATCTTGTCCTTCTGTGTCGACAGAAATGGTTGACACTTTTTAATCCTTCTTCAGCCCAaatctaacccaaaccctccccctgttACTTAACCCTTATGTCCCCTCCAGCAGGTTAATCCTCCCTCTGGAGTCTAACACCAACCGTCCCCTGTCCCCTATACACATCACCCCCATATTACTACCTGTACatatagcaccccataatacactgcAGTATGTACAGCCTCTCCCCCATATTATCCCCagtacacccacccctcccccatattaccccagtacacacagcaccccaatATTACACAGTATGCACAGCCCCcttacccatattacacacagcaccccaATATTACACACTAGTACACAAATGATCCTCCCTATCTTGCCATCagtacacataatacccctttatTACACTGCAGTAGGCACAGTCCCctaccccatattacccccagtacatggcacagcaccctttccccatattaaccccagtacacacaggatatatcccccatattacccccagtaaatGGCACAGCACCCTTTACCGATAttaaccccagtacacacagcataccTCCCCCATATAACCCCAGTACATGGCACAGCACCCTTTCCCCATATTAACTCCAGTACACACAGAAAACCTCCACATATTACTCCTAGTACATGACACAGCATCCtttccccatattacccccagtacacacaggatacctcccccatattacccccagtacacacaggATACCTCCATATATTACCACCAGTACATGACACAGCACCCTTTCCTCATATTATACCCCAGTACATACAGGATACCTCCCccatttcttatacgtcctagaggatgctggggacgacatcaagaccatggggtatagacgggatccgcaggagacatggacactctaaagacttttcattgggtgtgaactggctcctccctctatgcccctcctccagacctcagttttagaaatgtgcccaggttgactggatgcactctgaggagctctactgagtttctctgaaaagacttatgttaggttttttattttcagggagatctgctggcatcagactccctgcttcgtgggactgagggggcagaagcagaaccaacttcctcagagtttcatggctctgcttctggctgacaggacaccattagctcctgaagggaactgaacgctagccttgTCTAgatactcactcccacagcacgccgtcacccccctcacagagccagaattcaaaaaacaggtgagtatgagaagaatgatcttcaatcaagtaagtgacggctgaggtgcggcgcggctggcgggagcgcagcgcgccattgctgcccacacacacaggcactgcagggtgcagggcgcgggggtgggcgccctgggcagcaagaataatacctcaaactggctgaaagggggcataagatgaccaggcacagccctacctcccgccagtataaatattatgaatagTTTCTGTGGTAAAaaaggcggagcttcttcctcaggcagccagcacactactcagcaccattttctctctctcctcaggctgcagagaacacgctggtcccctcctccacttctgacaagtacagggtgctataaagggggggcacaaagcgattgtggtgcatttgatagtgtatattactatttaaaagtgcttttgggctgtggacatactgtgttcacaggcaatactggcgctgggtttgtgaactggctgctcctatcctgtgaccctctgacagattttactgtgggtctgtccccaaaataagtcccagtgtgtctgtgagtgtggtgtacacgtgtgaggcatgtctgaggcagggagttcctccccggaggaagccattttagggacacagagttgtaatgtggtggtgctactggcacaccaagagcctgcatgggtgaaagagctacgtgacagtatgcatctgattaaccgtagattggataagtctgaatctaaggctgcatgctggagaaaatctgtggaagatgtgatttttcaggatgctgttattccttatgcgggcggcccctctgggtcacataagagaccatttgcaaatgttgtaaacactgataccgacacggattctgattcttgtgtcaacaacagtgaatccagagagatagatcataaattggcaaaaagtatacaatatatgattgtggctataagggacatgttggaggttacagaaagcactcctgtacctcaggagaaagcttatttatgaaaggaaaagaaatccaaagtcacgttccctccttcacacaaactaaatgctctgtttgaagggatgtgggtgaatcctaataaaaaatttcgtattcccaaaaggattcacatagcttatcctttcccggttgaagacaggaaaaaatgggagtcacaccctgtgttagacagtgcactttccagattgacaaagaaggtaattctccctgctcctggcacgacttctcttaaagagccggcagaccgcaaaatggaaaccacattgaaatccatttatgttaccaatggtacactgctcaggcccactattgcctgcgcatgggtgagtcgcgctattgaaaaatggtcagaaagcgtgtcatcagaaattgacccgattgataaagatgagatactccttaagttagggaatatcaaggacgctgcctacatgctggaagcaatgaaggatattggactcttgagttcacaagccgctaccatggcagtatcggctaggcgggcgttatggatgcagattccaaaagaaacatggagactctcctatataaaggtgaggccttatttggcgatggcctggatgcgttagtctcggcggctaccgcaggtaagtcaacatttttgccctcagtgcctgcaccggcaaaaaagacctatcacccgcaaatgcagtcctttcggcccaataaatacaaatagGCGAGAggtaaggggaaggggaaagaagcccacaccggctccaggttcccaagagcaaaagtctacccctaaggctgccaaatccccagcatgacgctggaaccccCTTGCGGGAGGCTGCTCGCGTGggtgcacgtctcaaactcttcagccaggattggattctgtctggcctggacccctgggtgttgcaaatagtatcccagggatacaaattagagattcaagacattcccccatgccgatttttcaaattgaccttgccagcttctctgccaaagagagaagcagtaacagcggcaatccaaaaaattatgtcaagaccaggtcatagtcctggtaccgttgtcataacaagggcggggtttttattcaagcctttttgttgttccgaagccggacggctcagtcagactgatcctaaatctaaaaaatcagaatttcttcctgaaaaggttcaagttcaagatggaatcacttcgggcggtgattgccagtctggaggagggggactacttcgtgtcggtggacataaaggatgcttacctgcatgttcccatttgtcctcctcaccaggcttatgagattcgcgattcaggattgccattaccaattccagacgttacctttcggtctctccacggcgctgagggtattcaccaaggtgatggcggagatgatggtcctccgtcagaaaggagtcaatataatcccttatctggacgacctcctgataaaggcgagatacagggagcagttattacaaaacatatccctctccctgtcaatactccaagaacacaggtggatcataaattacccaaagtcacagttggaactgacgacaaggttgtctttcctcgggatgattctggacacagaatttcagagagtatttcttccgctggaaaaggcgctggaaatcc encodes:
- the CCDC122 gene encoding coiled-coil domain-containing protein 122 isoform X4 codes for the protein MELKSVLLEAKEVDKKICQAEGAIENTTHQCEILENQNYSIHAENIRLKLDLETQKEDFESIVSRNNEYRKRIAENSNRFSVAENKLPFMIELIKKRDTIKLLKRQKEEMILDIHNPGSAAVMQVQEEILNISEQVKAIGQTISTKKKIYEEEKDKHAVLKKEIEVQKKRYEAILKRLHSQLNKTQLNRRQCQWNIEQMEKTASSLREGLGMMQ
- the CCDC122 gene encoding coiled-coil domain-containing protein 122 isoform X3, with translation MDSTPSLSEVVKQVMQQQQTQASEIQRNKTVLSQYQTELHELEMELKSVLLEAKEVDKKICQAEGAIENTTHQCEILENQNYSIHAENIRLKLDLETQKEDFESIVSRNNEYRKRIAENSNRFSVAENKLPFMIELIKKRDTIKLLKRQKEEMILDIHNPGSAAVMQVQVQKKRYEAILKRLHSQLNKTQLNRRQCQWNIEQMEKTASSLREGLGMMQ